In Candidatus Epulonipiscium viviparus, one DNA window encodes the following:
- a CDS encoding alpha/beta hydrolase, whose amino-acid sequence MKKSIKILIIVIVIGLVGAYGIGNYFVEYVLGRKPIDFTDKLSPKHSVSIAEVEGRVNAAARINALYENVEFKEVRIPSEKNEQMLYAKMFLQEDSHLWAIIVHGYNSRHQEVEDIATKYYDWGYNVILPDLRAHGNSTGEYVTLGQSDKRDIIRWINYIDQPEAEIVLHGVSMGAATVMLAAGEDDLSDRVVAVVEDSGYTTALQMMKEQLKYRFNLPSFPIIGFSNMVSVLKTGLNLYAPKPIKALEKADLPILFIHGDADIFILPYMQKELYEAYDGEKEMLVIKDAGHVVGRYMDEELYYKTVYDFLNKYVEGMKSQGAEIEVVASIF is encoded by the coding sequence TTGAAGAAATCGATAAAGATACTAATAATTGTGATTGTAATTGGATTAGTAGGGGCATATGGCATTGGAAATTACTTTGTGGAATATGTTTTAGGTCGAAAACCAATTGACTTTACAGACAAATTGTCGCCCAAACATTCTGTTTCGATAGCCGAAGTAGAGGGGCGCGTCAATGCCGCTGCGCGAATTAATGCTTTATATGAAAACGTTGAGTTTAAGGAAGTAAGGATACCGAGTGAAAAAAATGAGCAAATGCTATACGCAAAAATGTTTCTGCAAGAAGATTCGCATTTGTGGGCCATAATAGTTCACGGATATAATTCAAGGCATCAAGAGGTAGAAGATATCGCAACAAAGTATTATGACTGGGGATATAACGTTATATTGCCAGACTTAAGAGCCCATGGAAATTCGACAGGAGAATATGTAACGCTGGGGCAAAGCGATAAGAGGGACATAATTAGATGGATAAATTATATTGATCAACCGGAAGCAGAAATAGTTTTGCATGGAGTTTCTATGGGGGCAGCGACAGTGATGCTCGCAGCAGGTGAAGACGATTTATCAGATAGGGTTGTTGCCGTGGTAGAGGACAGTGGATATACAACTGCACTGCAGATGATGAAAGAGCAATTGAAATATAGATTTAATTTACCATCGTTTCCGATAATAGGATTTTCTAATATGGTATCTGTATTAAAGACTGGTCTAAATCTTTATGCACCAAAGCCGATAAAAGCTCTAGAAAAAGCTGATTTACCAATATTATTTATCCATGGAGATGCAGATATTTTTATATTGCCATACATGCAAAAGGAGTTATATGAAGCGTACGATGGAGAAAAAGAAATGTTGGTGATAAAAGATGCGGGGCATGTTGTGGGGAGATATATGGATGAAGAGTTATACTATAAAACGGTGTATGATTTTTTAAATAAATATGTAGAAGGAATGAAATCGCAAGGAGCAGAAATAGAAGTGGTTGCTTCTATTTTTTAA
- a CDS encoding dynamin family protein has product MNVDKVLFDNLKLLGNIIERPEKNNLDFADIEELILVQLPAIAKKLAPPDFYSMFNDFKLEFEKFRDFILYKELIGKNVVGVGGGFSSGKSSFLNALNAEKALPEDIDPSTSVPTYVINAEKYKVSVINIFRAKVEILPKEIKKIAHGFGEIDRDGISIMPATSLSHIVKSVLLESPRQRYKNLAFLDTPGYSKPEIYGSCAQTDEDIARGNLNSSNFILWFVPAETGTITLADVKFINSLRKDIPKVIVVSKADKKSATDLKNICDNVRKVITSKGIEVLDVLTYSREDNTGYDSNRLRGHLESWNDEEYKSTFAENFKTLFIRCHEFYESEIEKQRYRLRCLNMSLTQIEDDNEELLKPLELMVDDIRKNVVLLRSINEELRLLQLNFFTFIKLIGDQVNIEMPLPSEINLIGYTQTQDLIGWIEGYQKIMGIPTNADIMKVLKGTITSTKHFKKTQYQEVIQKLTDLRYGKTKPIKQYPVMGHKLQKASEAIKNMYFKVLCLMIRSNGDILEEQKFLASQIMRQVHAEYTFEEYMRQSTKVSREEYNVFMKDIVRGHYQHIFMVDLLTMIILIEDSAIKKSFIARVVEALKITQAELSFLLKVVETIIEPGLLQYLQSSDMCTIGPNTLKRNFKDNKKLHIVRNKDTLCLVSLYQKKIHLVNYFDLYGNTYYIRDKQLLRVVGAKISMAKGLDISKIESVQFINCQFIGKNKPIKIHECTEVNIIDCHFKGFKVEALKFDNIQKLSNSRNIFEGNEGRTQLYVKESQNV; this is encoded by the coding sequence ATGAATGTTGATAAGGTTTTATTTGACAATTTGAAGCTGCTAGGAAATATTATAGAAAGACCAGAAAAAAATAACCTGGACTTTGCAGATATTGAAGAATTGATTTTAGTGCAGCTACCAGCAATAGCAAAGAAGCTGGCTCCGCCAGACTTTTATTCGATGTTTAACGACTTTAAGCTGGAGTTTGAAAAATTTAGAGATTTTATTTTGTATAAAGAATTGATTGGCAAAAACGTAGTGGGAGTAGGAGGTGGATTTTCTAGCGGTAAGTCGAGTTTTTTGAACGCTTTAAATGCGGAAAAGGCATTGCCAGAAGATATTGATCCCTCTACATCTGTTCCCACATATGTTATAAACGCTGAAAAATATAAGGTGAGTGTAATAAATATTTTTAGAGCAAAAGTAGAGATTTTACCAAAAGAGATCAAAAAAATTGCCCATGGCTTTGGGGAAATAGATAGAGATGGAATAAGTATTATGCCAGCAACCTCATTGAGCCATATAGTAAAGAGTGTTTTGTTAGAATCACCAAGACAAAGATATAAAAATCTAGCTTTTTTGGATACACCCGGATATTCGAAACCGGAAATATATGGTAGTTGTGCTCAAACAGATGAGGATATTGCAAGAGGAAATCTCAATTCGAGCAATTTTATATTGTGGTTTGTACCTGCAGAGACAGGAACTATCACTTTGGCAGACGTAAAGTTTATAAATTCGTTGCGTAAAGATATTCCGAAGGTAATTGTAGTAAGTAAAGCAGATAAAAAGAGTGCGACTGATCTGAAAAATATTTGTGATAACGTACGTAAAGTGATAACTTCAAAAGGGATAGAAGTTCTAGATGTGTTAACATATTCGAGAGAGGATAATACCGGATATGACAGCAATAGGCTTAGAGGACACCTAGAGTCGTGGAATGATGAGGAATATAAGTCGACATTTGCCGAAAATTTTAAGACACTGTTTATTAGGTGTCACGAATTTTATGAAAGCGAAATAGAAAAGCAAAGATATAGATTAAGATGTCTAAATATGTCTTTAACACAGATAGAAGATGACAACGAAGAGTTGCTAAAACCATTAGAGCTTATGGTAGATGATATTCGCAAAAATGTGGTTCTTCTTCGTAGTATAAATGAAGAACTGCGTCTATTGCAATTAAACTTTTTCACATTTATAAAGCTGATAGGGGATCAGGTTAACATAGAGATGCCACTACCTAGTGAAATTAATTTGATAGGCTATACCCAAACACAAGATTTGATAGGATGGATAGAAGGATATCAAAAGATTATGGGTATACCAACGAATGCAGATATAATGAAGGTGCTAAAAGGAACGATTACAAGTACAAAACATTTTAAGAAAACGCAGTATCAAGAAGTGATTCAGAAGTTGACAGATCTACGCTATGGTAAAACAAAGCCCATTAAACAGTATCCGGTAATGGGCCATAAACTGCAGAAGGCATCAGAGGCTATAAAAAACATGTATTTTAAGGTACTATGTCTTATGATTCGATCTAATGGAGATATACTAGAGGAGCAAAAGTTTTTGGCATCACAGATTATGAGGCAAGTACATGCAGAATATACATTTGAAGAGTATATGCGACAGTCGACAAAGGTATCTAGAGAAGAATATAATGTATTTATGAAAGATATTGTTCGTGGACATTATCAGCATATATTTATGGTGGATTTATTAACAATGATTATATTGATTGAAGATAGTGCGATAAAGAAATCGTTTATCGCACGCGTGGTAGAAGCGCTTAAAATCACACAAGCTGAGTTGAGTTTCTTATTAAAAGTTGTGGAGACAATAATTGAGCCAGGACTATTACAGTATTTACAATCATCAGATATGTGTACTATTGGCCCAAATACTCTAAAACGTAATTTTAAAGATAATAAGAAGCTACATATAGTGCGCAATAAAGATACATTATGCTTAGTAAGCCTGTATCAGAAGAAGATTCATCTTGTTAATTATTTTGACTTGTATGGAAATACCTACTATATAAGAGATAAACAGTTGCTGAGAGTAGTAGGTGCAAAAATCAGCATGGCAAAAGGTTTGGATATATCTAAAATCGAAAGCGTACAGTTTATTAATTGTCAATTTATAGGGAAAAATAAGCCTATAAAAATTCATGAATGTACGGAAGTAAATATCATTGACTGCCACTTTAAGGGTTTTAAAGTGGAGGCCCTAAAGTTTGATAATATACAAAAGCTAAGTAATAGCAGAAATATCTTTGAAGGCAACGAAGGAAGGACACAATTGTATGTAAAGGAGAGTCAAAATGTTTAA
- a CDS encoding dynamin family protein: MYEIIKELRQINDYYGLQNVEYEKLEELNPRSYVPIIGRFSVGKSALINSLLQYKRLLKEEITPQPSLPTEIYYTADEKSKPVEVILKDGRKLPYSISDFSNLAIEQTEMDRVCMELNNEFLAACYNLILVDMPGCDVGVDALVNSVSYVNECIAYVIVFSAEDLTLKTTMINILKELRLHKIPVGIVITKTDKVDDAKLEKDSTRLKKLLSRYIEDSKIEFAFTSSYKSDTKQFARYLETLHIKAAARVYSKNYATVKKEASKTLKYLGAINNTFTMSEIEILGKQLKQNYRDALKDMIIRFREFENHTLEMIEDIVEEMALALEGCENILYTMIYNKQNIAEYVNSVIRTIAISSLKSHVAPLIQFYMTRITNAITINVFNTEGFVVNVINKDDYIIELPVLNAAVTSYIKEVCSIKYETKDAIKPKLRKILIDALTDVRYQLSNILSIRINELRRWFNQSLCDDYALYEKALEYLKDYTDAEDTIDNDERRILLAKHLQKIKKIINE, from the coding sequence ATGTACGAAATAATTAAAGAGTTGAGACAAATTAATGATTATTATGGATTACAAAATGTAGAATATGAGAAGCTAGAAGAACTAAATCCAAGAAGTTATGTACCTATAATAGGTAGGTTTAGCGTGGGTAAGAGTGCGTTAATTAACTCTTTATTGCAATATAAACGCCTGTTAAAAGAGGAAATTACACCACAACCTTCTTTGCCTACAGAAATTTATTATACGGCAGATGAAAAGTCAAAACCAGTTGAGGTAATATTAAAAGATGGCAGAAAGTTGCCGTATTCAATTTCGGATTTTAGTAATTTAGCTATAGAACAAACAGAAATGGATAGAGTTTGTATGGAGCTAAATAACGAATTTCTTGCTGCCTGCTACAACCTAATATTGGTGGATATGCCAGGATGTGATGTTGGCGTTGATGCGTTAGTAAATTCTGTGTCGTATGTTAATGAGTGTATAGCATATGTCATTGTTTTTTCTGCGGAAGATTTAACGCTAAAAACGACTATGATAAATATTTTAAAAGAGTTGCGACTACACAAAATACCAGTTGGAATTGTTATTACAAAAACCGATAAAGTAGATGATGCAAAACTAGAGAAAGATTCTACAAGATTAAAGAAATTACTATCTAGATATATAGAAGACTCTAAAATAGAATTTGCTTTTACTAGCAGCTATAAGTCTGATACCAAACAGTTTGCGAGGTATTTAGAAACATTACATATAAAAGCTGCGGCAAGAGTGTATTCTAAAAACTATGCAACTGTTAAGAAAGAAGCATCAAAAACTTTAAAGTATTTAGGAGCTATTAATAACACCTTTACAATGTCTGAAATTGAAATATTGGGTAAACAGTTAAAGCAAAACTATAGAGATGCGTTAAAAGATATGATTATTCGATTTCGTGAGTTTGAAAATCATACATTGGAAATGATTGAAGATATTGTAGAAGAAATGGCGTTGGCATTAGAAGGTTGCGAAAATATATTATATACAATGATTTATAATAAGCAAAATATTGCAGAATATGTGAATAGTGTGATACGTACCATTGCAATTTCAAGTTTAAAAAGCCATGTAGCACCATTAATTCAGTTTTATATGACACGAATTACAAATGCAATTACTATAAATGTATTTAATACAGAAGGATTTGTTGTTAATGTGATTAACAAAGATGATTATATTATAGAGTTGCCTGTATTGAACGCGGCAGTTACTTCTTATATTAAAGAGGTATGTTCAATAAAATATGAAACTAAAGATGCCATAAAGCCAAAGCTCAGAAAGATTTTAATTGATGCCCTAACTGATGTGAGATATCAGCTTTCTAATATACTATCAATTAGAATTAATGAATTGAGAAGGTGGTTTAATCAGTCGCTATGTGATGACTATGCTCTTTATGAAAAGGCATTAGAATATCTCAAAGATTATACGGATGCTGAAGATACTATAGATAACGATGAGCGACGAATATTGCTTGCAAAGCATCTGCAAAAAATTAAAAAGATAATAAATGAGTAA
- a CDS encoding leucine-rich repeat protein, with product MEETVQTLRQIYEEFGSKIFLQTEQLLDLVKQRLNTADTNIVLAAIQSGVLAAVIKHVSSENEYIVMNLIAEELITKGQWPKEIAIRAIEICVRTKFGPDIVFTQENFTILTEEEEIDGFKIVDKTLTKYKGEDSVLELPEGITSIGSSVFGKCTNLTEVIIPEGVLTIGSKAFYGCSSLVSVSIPKGLTHIGNNTFFNCRSLANINMTPDIKFIGDAAFYGCLKLDEFAIPAEVISVENGTFEGCRNLKSVTIPAGVTIIGKSAFKGCKGLSSICIPDAVTEIGDAAFKGCSRITEFNIPAAVTKIGDNAFADCSAITEMIIPEGVTTLGSAIFANCPELKTVTLPTTLKLIGSKSISLSKPKVVTPKAIITTKFWKLLTTTI from the coding sequence ATGGAGGAAACAGTACAAACGCTGAGACAGATTTATGAGGAATTTGGTAGTAAAATATTTTTACAGACAGAGCAATTACTCGACTTGGTTAAACAGCGACTCAATACTGCCGATACCAATATCGTATTAGCAGCCATACAATCTGGCGTTCTTGCAGCTGTGATCAAACATGTTAGTTCCGAAAACGAATACATAGTAATGAACCTCATAGCAGAAGAGTTAATTACTAAAGGTCAATGGCCAAAAGAGATCGCTATTCGTGCTATTGAAATTTGTGTCAGAACTAAATTTGGACCAGATATAGTTTTTACACAAGAAAATTTTACGATTTTAACTGAAGAAGAAGAAATCGATGGCTTTAAAATTGTAGACAAAACTTTAACTAAATACAAAGGAGAAGATAGCGTACTAGAGCTTCCCGAAGGTATCACTAGCATCGGCTCTAGCGTGTTTGGTAAATGTACAAATCTCACCGAAGTTATAATTCCAGAAGGCGTATTGACTATTGGTAGCAAGGCTTTTTATGGTTGCTCCTCTTTAGTTTCAGTTTCAATTCCCAAAGGATTAACCCATATAGGCAACAACACCTTTTTTAATTGCAGAAGTTTAGCAAACATCAATATGACTCCTGATATCAAATTTATTGGAGATGCCGCTTTCTATGGTTGCCTCAAATTAGATGAATTCGCTATACCCGCCGAAGTGATCTCTGTAGAAAATGGCACCTTTGAAGGTTGCCGAAATTTAAAGAGCGTAACAATTCCAGCTGGCGTTACCATTATAGGCAAAAGTGCATTCAAAGGTTGCAAGGGACTTAGCTCGATATGTATTCCAGATGCAGTAACCGAGATCGGAGATGCCGCTTTTAAGGGCTGCTCAAGAATAACCGAGTTTAATATCCCCGCTGCGGTAACAAAAATCGGAGACAATGCTTTTGCCGACTGCTCCGCAATTACAGAAATGATAATTCCCGAAGGTGTGACCACTCTTGGTTCTGCTATATTTGCAAATTGCCCAGAGCTAAAAACTGTAACGCTTCCTACTACACTAAAATTAAT
- a CDS encoding dynamin family protein: MFKIDTRQAQIQVDKFIEIVDEMIKNFDGIADETDLEQLCQIKNDYRKQISKFFEENQKITIGVIGQVKAGKSSFLNTLLFDGEEILPISATPKTAILTKMEYSQENLLEIEYYSEQEWKIICDNAVIEIEEDIFIAARELVEMASAKEIDVSEYVGKSKSMEFETYEELIQVLNDYVGEDGRVTAIVKSVLVKTNNKLFKGFTIVDTPGLNDTVISRSVCTKEFLDECDIVFFLSPAGNFLDSSDWSLLFSQLPHNFSNKVVLIGSKFDSALRDVLKIQNEDDMFGMDENKTASIETAIEMVTTKLTERAVRQVEMVEKDFPTSTMLTVIADCKKPILISSIIQNMLIKDIGEYTENERNVFDALTPFFTNPAKELMKIANVDAVKDVFKDVLLVKAEALVQNTASFMPIASEELMETLTNFKNKAVLKSNVLTASDRERLMSQKQEISLQSTALKAAISTIFSECFARLEAEKIKAVRDIRNISKKYNSIQKSVGVQVKTKTYKVSTSEFLKPLTWGSSRTEYSLYNERYIYWSTSDVADDIRSFVFDVSSRIEYIFIASLDPKEMKKKLLGAIVSYADMSNEKYDAAIFKMIITQAVNSVNFPLIKINTSDVINELVARFGGEVTSNSNKAALKHALFDAISVCYESAQKNLEEEILKFKNKLMLLEKEIQGKLLNNVTQEFDLLIDSLESKDVEIDKHSEYIKMLIEESRKLRV, translated from the coding sequence ATGTTTAAAATAGACACTAGACAAGCACAAATTCAAGTAGATAAATTTATAGAAATAGTAGATGAAATGATCAAAAACTTTGATGGTATCGCAGATGAAACTGATCTCGAACAGTTATGTCAAATTAAAAATGACTATAGAAAGCAAATATCGAAATTTTTTGAAGAAAATCAAAAAATTACCATCGGTGTTATTGGTCAAGTAAAAGCAGGAAAGTCGTCATTTTTAAATACGCTCCTCTTTGACGGAGAAGAAATTTTGCCTATATCTGCAACGCCAAAGACTGCAATATTAACAAAAATGGAATATTCACAAGAGAATTTACTAGAAATTGAATATTATTCAGAACAGGAATGGAAGATAATTTGTGACAATGCTGTAATTGAGATAGAAGAAGATATTTTTATAGCAGCGCGCGAGCTTGTGGAAATGGCATCAGCAAAGGAAATAGATGTATCAGAATATGTAGGGAAAAGCAAGTCGATGGAGTTTGAAACTTATGAAGAGTTAATACAAGTATTAAACGATTATGTTGGCGAGGATGGACGTGTAACTGCAATTGTGAAATCGGTGCTTGTTAAAACTAATAATAAGTTATTTAAAGGATTTACTATAGTGGATACACCAGGATTAAACGATACAGTAATATCAAGATCGGTTTGTACAAAGGAGTTTTTAGATGAATGTGACATAGTATTTTTTTTAAGCCCTGCAGGCAACTTTTTGGATAGCAGTGACTGGAGCTTGTTATTTTCACAGTTGCCACACAACTTTTCAAATAAAGTGGTTCTTATAGGTAGTAAATTTGACAGTGCGCTTAGAGATGTATTAAAAATACAAAATGAAGACGATATGTTTGGTATGGATGAAAACAAAACTGCAAGCATTGAAACTGCAATAGAGATGGTAACGACAAAGCTAACCGAGCGTGCAGTAAGGCAAGTAGAAATGGTCGAAAAAGATTTTCCTACATCAACAATGTTAACTGTTATAGCAGATTGTAAGAAGCCTATATTGATATCTTCTATAATTCAAAACATGCTAATAAAAGATATTGGTGAGTATACTGAAAATGAGCGAAATGTGTTTGATGCACTGACTCCCTTTTTTACGAATCCGGCAAAAGAGTTGATGAAAATAGCCAATGTGGACGCAGTAAAGGACGTATTTAAGGATGTACTGCTAGTAAAAGCGGAGGCGCTAGTTCAAAATACGGCGTCATTTATGCCAATTGCGTCAGAAGAATTGATGGAAACTTTAACCAACTTTAAAAACAAGGCGGTGCTAAAAAGTAACGTGCTCACAGCATCTGATAGAGAAAGATTGATGTCTCAAAAACAAGAAATTTCGTTACAATCAACGGCTCTAAAAGCCGCGATATCAACAATTTTTAGCGAATGTTTTGCAAGATTAGAAGCAGAAAAAATTAAGGCAGTTCGCGATATACGAAATATATCCAAAAAATATAATTCAATTCAAAAAAGTGTAGGTGTACAGGTTAAAACTAAAACTTATAAAGTTTCGACGAGTGAGTTTTTAAAACCTCTTACTTGGGGATCATCGCGCACGGAATATTCGCTGTATAATGAACGGTATATTTATTGGTCTACTTCTGATGTAGCCGACGATATAAGGAGCTTTGTGTTTGATGTATCAAGTAGAATAGAGTATATATTTATAGCGTCGTTGGACCCAAAAGAGATGAAGAAAAAGCTGTTGGGTGCTATTGTAAGCTATGCTGATATGAGCAATGAAAAGTATGACGCGGCAATATTTAAAATGATAATAACACAAGCAGTAAACAGTGTAAATTTTCCGCTAATCAAAATTAATACATCTGATGTAATAAACGAATTGGTGGCACGTTTTGGAGGAGAAGTAACGTCGAACTCAAATAAAGCTGCATTAAAGCATGCGCTCTTTGATGCCATTTCGGTTTGTTATGAAAGTGCGCAAAAAAACTTGGAAGAAGAAATTTTGAAGTTTAAAAATAAGCTTATGTTATTAGAAAAGGAGATTCAAGGAAAGCTACTAAACAATGTTACTCAAGAATTTGATTTGCTGATTGATTCGTTGGAGAGTAAAGATGTGGAAATAGATAAACACTCTGAGTATATAAAAATGTTGATAGAAGAGAGTAGAAAATTGAGAGTATAA
- a CDS encoding leucine-rich repeat domain-containing protein: MNETEKILKEIYIKHGAEVFIDNIRMKILIRYKLHNEDTKMLLLAIDQNVAKKVMSNVNAKDDFVEIDNIVEMLCKRAMWREEWAYKVVMYFVNTKFYTNEKIIAEPVNVAAEEIKILPNIESEYDKKLFCIVDGCLVRYKGNQKNVIIPEGVTSIGELAFYECINLTEVRLPKTLKEVTERAFINCINLTCVVIEDRVTAIGDSAFENCAKLVDIKIPQGVTSIGNRAFCDAKSLTNLVIPAGVTSIGEEAFRGAISITNLEIPAGVTRIGAAAFEKCTSLVNIKLPEGVFSLEDSMFSECTSLNNLTIPNGIISIGEAAFEGCTNLIYMDFPEGVASIGNFAFAGCTSLVTAVLPKSVMKIGESLFEGCVNLRDVELPAGITSIGKYTFARCEKLTSVEIPEGVISIGKWAFGKCSTITNIEIAHGVVKIGSNAFEGCNKLVSIIIPSTLKYIGESAVHLTRTQVITRNHVWWPLLTGYVENF, translated from the coding sequence ATGAATGAAACAGAAAAGATTTTGAAAGAGATCTATATAAAGCATGGAGCAGAAGTATTTATAGATAATATACGAATGAAGATTTTAATACGCTATAAGTTACACAATGAAGATACCAAAATGCTGCTATTAGCAATAGATCAAAATGTGGCAAAAAAGGTAATGAGCAATGTAAATGCAAAAGATGATTTTGTAGAAATTGATAATATAGTAGAAATGCTATGTAAGAGAGCAATGTGGCGAGAAGAGTGGGCATACAAAGTTGTGATGTATTTTGTGAACACCAAATTTTATACAAATGAAAAAATTATTGCGGAGCCTGTTAATGTGGCGGCAGAGGAAATAAAAATTTTGCCAAATATAGAATCAGAGTATGACAAAAAACTATTTTGCATAGTGGATGGGTGTTTGGTTAGGTATAAGGGAAATCAAAAAAATGTGATAATTCCAGAGGGAGTAACGAGTATTGGAGAGTTGGCATTTTACGAGTGTATCAACTTGACAGAAGTTAGATTGCCAAAAACATTAAAGGAAGTAACAGAGCGTGCATTTATAAATTGTATCAACTTAACTTGTGTAGTAATAGAAGATAGAGTAACGGCGATAGGAGATAGTGCGTTTGAGAATTGCGCAAAGCTGGTGGACATTAAAATTCCACAAGGTGTAACTTCTATAGGAAATAGAGCATTTTGTGATGCTAAGAGTTTAACTAATTTAGTGATTCCGGCAGGGGTAACAAGTATTGGTGAAGAAGCATTTAGGGGAGCGATAAGTATAACTAATTTGGAAATTCCGGCAGGGGTAACGCGCATTGGAGCTGCAGCGTTCGAAAAATGTACAAGTTTAGTGAATATTAAGCTCCCAGAGGGAGTGTTTTCTCTAGAAGATAGTATGTTTTCGGAGTGTACAAGTCTTAATAATTTAACAATTCCAAACGGTATCATTAGTATAGGTGAGGCGGCATTTGAGGGATGTACAAATTTGATTTATATGGATTTTCCTGAGGGAGTGGCATCGATTGGCAATTTTGCTTTCGCAGGATGTACAAGTTTGGTAACTGCAGTTTTGCCAAAGAGCGTAATGAAGATAGGTGAATCGCTTTTTGAGGGGTGTGTAAACTTGAGAGATGTGGAATTGCCTGCGGGGATAACTAGCATTGGCAAATACACTTTTGCTAGATGTGAGAAATTGACTAGTGTAGAAATTCCAGAGGGAGTAATCAGTATTGGCAAGTGGGCATTCGGAAAGTGTAGTACCATAACAAATATAGAAATTGCTCATGGTGTAGTAAAGATAGGAAGCAATGCGTTTGAAGGGTGCAATAAATTGGTAAGCATCATTATACCATCGACTTTGAAATATATCGGAGAGAGCGCTGTACATTTAACTCGAACTCAGGTAATTACTCGCAATCATGTTTGGTGGCCGTTGTTAACGGGATATGTCGAAAATTTTTAA